AGCTCTTCATCGTCCGCAGCCTCATCGATCGCCGGCAGCAGCAAAGCGACCGTTTCGGCCGGCAAGCTTCTTCGCTCACTCCTCCGTCGCTGCAATTGGGAGAGGATTTGCGCCCCGCAGATGCGGTTCAGGCGCACCCCGCTCTCCAGGTATTTTTTTCCAATTTCAAATTCATGCCGGCCGCCGCGTTCGTGAAGAATGGAAAGCGGCTTCCACGGATTCAAATTGCTCCGCTCTATTTGAATCCGGCACTGTACTGCGATTCTTTCGCTCGACATCGCTTTCCAATTCATCTGCGATTTCCCGGCGAGCAATTTAACGGGAGCGTTGAAGTTCCGGCAGCCTGGGCGCGAGGTCGCTCAGCGCGAGATTCAGCGCCTGCCGCATGAGGTCCGCGTAGAGGCTGACGTCTTTGCCGATCCGCGCATAGATCCAGTGGACGATGTAATCCTCGCCGTCGTAATCGTAGCGCCAGACGATTCTGCCGGTTGCGCGCTCAACCAGCTCGAAGCTGACGCCGAGCGCGTTGCGCGACACACCTTCAGGCGCGCCGACCGCCCAGAGCGCCGGGGAGAGAAAGTAACTGATGCAGTAGGTCAGCATCGCACCCGAATAGAACGTATTGTTGACGCTCCCGCGCCAGAGGTACTCCGCGTCGGTCCGGCCGGCCGAATCGGCCAGTTCCACGCGGCCGAAAAGGCGGGACGCCTTCAAGCTCAGCACCGAAGCCTCCGCCAGATCCAGCGACGGATTGAAGTGGAACCGCCCGAGCGACACGAAGTCGTCGCTGCGTTCCGGGAACGGCTTCTTCACGTAGCCGTACGGCATCAGCGGCAGAAGTCCGAGGTAGAACGATCCGCTGTCCGCCGCCGGCGCAAGCTGCTGCAGGCTCTTACGGCTCCGCTGATCGAGGAACGGCAGCACGGCGATGCTTTTCGCCTCCGGCGGCCCTGCGAAACTGACCATCGGCTCCGCGGCGGCGCTGTAATCGAAGGTCGCCACATTCGTGCACCCGGCCAGCAGCAGGAAACCGGCCGCCAGCAGAGCGCTCTGCAACAGAAGTTTTTTCATGATTTCTCCCCTTTCCCGGCCCGCCCCGGATGATTACCAGCCGAAGCTGCCCTTGATTTTCTTCGTGCCGAACGGCTTGTTATAGGTCCAGATCACTTTGCCGGTGTCGATGTCGGCCAGCTTCAGATTGAAGGAGTAGACCTGCACCTTTTCGCCGTCGGTGTCGACGCGGTTCCAGAGGATGCCGCCTTCGAGACTGAGCCGGGGCGCTTCCAGCCGTCCTTTTTTGGCGACGGTGCTCTGGTTGAAGTTGTCGTCCTTACGCAGGTCGCGCGCCTCGGAAAAGGTCGCCGAGGCATCGCGGCCGGTCGCCAGCGTGACTTCGACCTTCCCGGAATTCAGCAGCGCGGTGCAGAGTTCGTCGGTCACCAGCCCCATCTGCAGATTCGGATCGTCGGTTTTGTTCTGCAGGTGTCCGACCTGCATGAGCGGCACGGCGAGCGTGTCGCCCTTCTCCCGCCGGTACTGGGCGAGAAAGCGGTCGAAACTCGGGCTGGCCATCGCGTTCTCGGCCGCCGCCCGCGCGGCCATGAAGCATTCGGCCTGCGACACCGTGCCGAGCGCCCGGGCCGTGTTCGCGCCGGGATCGGTCGGGTCGAAGGTCGTGGTTTTCGTCGAAGAACAGCCGGCAGCGAGACCGGCGGCAACGAGACCGGCGGCAAACAGCATGATTGTTTTCATCGGTATTTTTCTCCTTATTGGGCGGGATGATCTTCCGTATATTCATCCCAGTTGTACACTTCAGTTTTCGTTTCGGGGCCGCTGCAGCCGCAGAGAACGGCACCCGTCACCACGGCAGCGGCGGCCGCCAGCAGCAGCGCGCGCATGTTATTCCGCCTCCTTCAGGCTGATGGAGAAGTCCTTGCAATCGCGGCTCGGAGCGATTGACTGGATCTGAACCTCTTCGCCCGGAATGACGGTCATCTCCTTCCAGGTCGAGACAATCGAATCGACCGCCATGCCGTCCTTGTCGAACCAGGTGAAGCGATACTGGATTCTGTACGGATTTTCTCCGGTCAGGCCGCTCCACATCTGCGAGAAGAAGCCGACGCGCACGTTGACCGCCGTAATCTGGACCCGCAGCAGGCCGTCCGGCGTCGTCGCCG
This portion of the Victivallis lenta genome encodes:
- a CDS encoding YcfL family protein, with protein sequence MKKLWLSLLSGGLLLAGTGCQNTVNRVENADKTMTPNVVNDKRFVTDGFLADRLQLTGINTATTPDGLLRVQITAVNVRVGFFSQMWSGLTGENPYRIQYRFTWFDKDGMAVDSIVSTWKEMTVIPGEEVQIQSIAPSRDCKDFSISLKEAE